A stretch of the Nematostella vectensis chromosome 1, jaNemVect1.1, whole genome shotgun sequence genome encodes the following:
- the LOC5507694 gene encoding uncharacterized protein LOC5507694 isoform X2, with the protein MDLVLSLHLELSVYEVNFAIATTGFPLFSTLWDNYPLVSKYSGRTAMIDAAGLGTHLYGANTCAIRLSYALIHSGHEISIEKGQFNWSEERATRATGRYKDAKYIIRVATMRKYLEKVLGPAKMLSKNKSTYKGSKGIIVFQDCPKFTSATGHVDLYDGSRCVNKGFFDQCNTIRLFILP; encoded by the exons atggatctcgTCTTATCCTTGCATTTGGAGCTTTCTGTGTATGAAGTAAATTTCGCTATTGctaccacagggttcccattATTCTCTACACTGTGGGACAATTATCCGCTCGTGTCCAAGTATTCTGGGCGCACGGCCATGATTGACGCAGCGGGGCTTGGGACCCACCTTTACGGCGCCAACACGTGCGCAATTCGTCTCAGCTACGCGCTCATTCACTCTGGTCATGAAATCAGTATTGAAAAAGGGCAATTCAACTGGTCTGAGGAGAGGGCGACACGTGCTACCGGTCGCTACAAGGATGCCAAGTATATCATACGAGTGGCAACCATGCGAAAATACCTGGAGAAAGTCCTAGGGCCGGCAAAGATGTTATCAAAAAACAAGTCTACTTACAAG GGTTCCAAGGGTATAATTGTGTTCCAGGACTGCCCAAAGTTCACCTCTGCCACGGGTCACGTGGATCTTTATGACGGCAGTCGCTGCGTCAATAAGGGCTTCTTTGATCAGTGCAACACCATTCGTCTGTTTATCTTACCTTGA
- the LOC116614859 gene encoding uncharacterized protein LOC116614859 → MSELDDAGTYFDLGPRKVTGTGTYHYMCSRNNNFSNRSQKGRIVIGDSAVYGKKIGVMGGAIEFGEGEGVWFEKNTLGQLVNIQLEKMPSDKGDAMVKDKGGKMGVGDEYASEFLLINPQALRTREKFSVKLGIVRGVTDDIEMYRSADSENLRTWYKVPGASVNEGVVSFQTDKGGVYVARTVTNKAAIAGIVIACVIILVIIGGTVFYFRKHPDKLTQINTSISNVCRSCKSEV, encoded by the exons ATGTCGGAGCTGGATGATGCAGGGACGTATTTTGACCTGGGCCCGCGCAAGGTTACGGGAACAGGGACCTATCACTACATGTGCTCACGCAATAACAACTTCTCCAACCGCAGCCAGAAGGGACGCATTGTCATCGGTGATAGTGCCGTCTACGGCAAGAAGATAGGCGTAATGGGTGGTGCGATAGAGTTTGGAGA GGGTGAGGGCgtttggtttgagaaaaacaCCCTCGGTCAGCTGGTGAATATCCAACTGGAAAAGATGCCGTCCGACAAAGGCGACGCCATGGTGAAGGACAAGGGCGGTAAAATGGGCGTGGGAGACGAGTACGCTAGTGAGTTCCTACTGATTAATCCTCAG GCACTACGAACGCGCGAGAAATTCTCAGTGAAGCTTGGCATCGTGCGTGGTGTCACGGATGACATCGAGATGTACCGCTCCGCTGACAGCGAAAACTTACGCACGTGGTACAAAGTACCTGGGGCAAGTGTCAACGAGGGCGTGGTCTCCTTTCAGACAGACAAAG GCGGTGTGTATGTGGCACGAACTGTCACAAACAAGGCTGCTATCGCTGGGATCGTCATTGCTTGCGTAATCATACTAGTGATCATCGGTGGGACAGTCTTCTATTTCCGAAAGCACCCAGACAAACTAACTCAGATCAACACGTCCATTTCCAACGTATGTCGCTCATGTAAAAGTGAGGTCTGA
- the LOC5507694 gene encoding uncharacterized protein LOC5507694 isoform X1: protein MPFNGVLKTGNGSQTPEGEESREENRGWNREKNMAGFPSFSTLWDNYPLVSKYSGRTAMINAAGLGTHLYGANTCAIRLSYALIHSGHEISIEKGQFNWSEERATRATGRYKDAKYIIRVATMRQYLERVLGPAQIVSKKESDFKGSKGIIVFQDCPKFTSATGHVDLYDGSRCVNKGFFDQCNTIRLFILP, encoded by the exons ATGCCCTTCAACGGCGTATTGAAGACTGGAAACGGCAGTCAAACTCCAGAGGGGGAAGAAAGCAGAGAAGAAAATCGCGGGTGGAATAGAGAAAAGAACATGGCAG gcttcccttCATTCTCTACACTGTGGGACAATTATCCGCTCGTGTCCAAGTATTCTGGGCGCACGGCCATGATTAACGCAGCGGGGCTTGGGACCCACCTTTACGGCGCCAACACGTGCGCAATTCGTCTCAGCTACGCGCTCATTCACTCTGGTCATGAAATCAGTATTGAAAAAGGGCAATTCAACTGGTCTGAGGAGAGGGCGACACGTGCTACCGGTCGCTACAAGGATGCCAAGTATATCATACGAGTGGCGACCATGCGACAATACCTGGAGAGAGTCCTAGGGCCGGCACAGATTGTATCGAAAAAAGAGTCGGATTTCAAG GGTTCCAAGGGTATAATTGTGTTCCAGGACTGCCCAAAGTTCACCTCTGCCACGGGTCACGTGGATCTTTATGACGGCAGTCGCTGCGTCAATAAGGGCTTCTTTGATCAGTGCAACACCATTCGTCTGTTTATCTTACCTTGA
- the LOC116618157 gene encoding uncharacterized protein LOC116618157: MNESKVLFLYTRQDQSRSEELKDFLRMKLGSHVTLNSIQDTLESNSTLEDELFQSRCVVLVYSDICEDYLQHDIHEFQKSYVTFDGSIIKAYLLEDSILSRVVVVYFEKEPDKWIANRMDQRMFHLAGDCFEKLDPALDQFVQTVKTLTRKQQK, encoded by the exons ATGAACGAGTCCAAAGTTTTGTTTCTGTACACACGACAAGATCAGAGTCGCAGCGAAGAGCTTAAAGACTTCCTTCGAATGAAGCTCGGTTCACATGTGACACTCAACAGCATCCAGGACACACTTGAAAGCAACTCAACGTTAGAG gatgagctattccaaagtCGCTGTGTCGTTCTTGTGTACTCTGATATCTGCGAAGACTACCTCCAACACGACATCCACGAGTTCCAGAAATCTTATGTGACATTCGATGGGAGTATAATAAAAGCGTATTTACTCGAGGATTCAATCCTCAGCAGAGTCGTGGTGGTCTACTTTGAGAAGGAGCCAGACAAGTGGATAGCAAACCGCATGGACCAGAGAATGTTTCATCTGGCAGGGGACTGCTTTGAGAAACTTGATCCAGCTCTTGATCAATTTGTGCAAACTGTGAAAACACTCACGCGAAAGCAACAGAAATAG